A portion of the Rhinolophus sinicus isolate RSC01 linkage group LG16, ASM3656204v1, whole genome shotgun sequence genome contains these proteins:
- the SMTN gene encoding smoothelin isoform X7, translating to MADESLAGLDEGALRKLLEVTADLAERRRIRSAIRELQRQELEREEEALASKRFRAERQDNKENWLHSQQREAEQQAALARLAGRLESMSDVEELTSLLRGAGEYEERKLIRAAIRRVRAQEIEAATLAGRLCSGRPNSGSREDSKGHAAHRLERCEVPEPEEQEQQAQVPEPTPNLEVTSRDVTTVTLLLQAPPRGTSSLPASPDSSPTSASPEPPLEPAKTQCPAAKALGSPKPPTSPARAASPEPQEPPAPPSTEEQEVNKLLSGPTEPPAAQDATKVPSNTKRADLAGPRPCQRSLSMLSPRQPAQNQEPTPLASGPSPFQRAGSVLDRVRKFTSDSPMAAGLQDSPTRAVLGPLTPARLLGPSHVSTTPASSSSHSSRGSYDTSSRFSKEQHGTARPLAQLQSCPREEGPRGRGLAARPLENGAGGAAARSEEPSALLPVAVSAAEPGANMKTTFTIEIKDGRGQASTGRVLLPTGNQRAELMLGLRAPPTLLSTSSGGKSTITHISGSGTPARLGSVTHITSFSHASSGGRGGCSIKAAEDAGTPVAHPPAFSTRRRSSAGLARSSSLMEPEPAESPSAAVEVANGTEQTRVDKAPERQSPLSTEELMAIEDESILDKMLDRSTDFEERKLIRTALRELRQRKRDQREKERERRLQEARARPGEGRGNMATETTTRHSQRAADGSAVSTVTKTERLVHSNDGTRTARTTTVESSFVRRSENGSGSTMVQTKTFSSSSSSKKMGSIFDREDEASPRAGSLAALEKRQAEKKKELMKAQSLPKTSASQARKAMIEKLEKEGAAGSPGGPRAAVQRSTSFGVPNANSIKQMLLDWCRAKTRGYEHVDIQNFSSSWSDGMAFCALVHNFFPEAFDYGQLSPQNRRQNFEVAFSSAEMLVDCVPLVEVEDMMIMGKKPDPKCVFTYVQSLYNHLRRHELRLRGKNV from the exons ATGGCGGATGAATCCTTAGCTGGGCTGGATGAGGGAGCCTTGCGGAAGCTG TTGGAGGTTACAGCGGATCTGGCAGAGCGGCGGCGCATCCGCTCCGCCATCCGGGAGTTGCAGCGGCAGGAGCTGGAGCGAGAGGAGGAGGCCCTGGCATCCAAGCGCTTCCGTGCTGAGCGGCAGGACAACAAGGAGAACTGGCTGCA CTCTCAGCAACGGGAGGCCGAGCAGCAGGCTGCTCTGGCGCGGCTGGCGGGGCGGCTGGAGTCCATGAGTGATGTGGAGGAGCTGACCTCGCTG CTGCGAGGTGCTGGTGAGTATGAGGAACGTAAGCTGATCCGGGCTGCCATCCGCCGAGTACGGGCCCAGGAGATTGAGG CTGCCACCTTAGCTGGAAGGTTGTGCAGTGGGCGTCCCAACAGTGGCTCAAGAGAGGACAGCAAGGGGCATGCAGCACACAGGCTGGAACGATGTGAG GTGCCGGAGCCAGAGGAACAGGAGCAGCAGGCACAAGTCCCAGAGCCAACCCCAAACCTTGAGGTCACCAGCCGGGATGTGACCACAGTGACACTCCTGTTGCAGGCCCCACCTAGGGGCACATCCAGCTTACCTGCCTCACCTGACAGTTCACCCACATCTGCCTCTCCTGAACCTCCACTGGAGCCTGCCAAGACCCAGTGCCCTGCTGCCAAGGCTCTGGGCAGCCCTAAGCCACCCACCAGCCCAGCCAGGGCTGCCAGCCCTGAGCCCCAGGAGCCTCCAGCACCCCCCAGCACTGAGGAGCAGGAGGTCAACAAG CTCCTGTCTGGCCCCACAGAGCCCCCTGCTGCCCAAGACGCCACCAAAGTTCCCTCCAACACAAAGAGAGCAG ACCTAGCTGGACCCCGTCCCTGCCAACGTTCCCTGTCCATGCTCAGCCCCCGCCAGCCAGCCCAGAACCAAG AGCCCACCCCCCTTGCCAGTGGACCTTCCCCGTTCCAGCGGGCTGGCTCTGTACTGGACCGCGTGCGCAAGTTCACATCTGATTCTCCTATGGCTGCTGGGCTCCAGGACAGCCCAACCCGAGCGGTCCTAGGTCCCTTGACCCCTGCAAGGCTCCTGGGCCCCTCCCATGTCAGCACCACCCCTGCCTCTTCCTCCAGCCACTCCTCACGGGGCTCCTATGACACCTCCTCCCGGTTCAGCAAGGAACAACACGGAACAGCCCGGCCCCTGGCCCAACTTCAGAGCTGTCCCCGGGAGGAGGGCCCCAGGGGGCGGGGCTTGGCTGCCAGGCCCCTTGAAAATGGAGCAGGGGGGGCCGCAGCCCGCTCAGAGGAGCCCAGTGCCCTGCTGCCCGTGGCTGTCAGCGCTGCCGAGCCAGGGGCCAATATGAAGACCACATTCACCATTGAGATCAAGGATGGCCGTGGCCAGGCCTCCACAGGCCGGGTGCTGCTGCCCACAGGCAACCAAAGGGCAG AACTGATGCTGGGGCTGCGGGCACCCCCCACCCTTCTCAGCACCAGCAGTGGGGGCAAGAGCACCATCACCCATATCAGCGGCTCTGGGACACCGGCCCGGCTGGGCAGTGTCACTCACATCACCAGCTTCAGCCATGCCTCCTCTGGTGGCCGAGGAGGCTGCAGCATTAAG GCGGCCGAGGATGCCGGGACCCCCGTAGCCCACCCGCCTGCCTTCAGCACCCGCCGCCGGTCCTCTGCCGGCCTTGCCCGCAGCAGCAGTCTT ATGGAACCAGAACCAGCAGAGTCCCCCTCTGCAGCAGTGGAAGTGGCCAATGGCACTGAGCAAACCCGGGTGGACAAAGCACCAGAGAGGCAGAGTCCACTGAGCACCGAGGAGCTGATGGCCATCGAGGATGAGAGCATCCTGGACAAGATG CTGGATCGGTCTACGGACTTTGAGGAGCGGAAGCTCATTCGGACTGCACTACGTGAGCTCCGACAAAGGAAGAGAG ACCAGCGGGAAAAGGAACGGGAACGGCGGCTGCAAGAGGCACGGGCCCGGCCAGGGGAGGGCCGTGGCAACATGGCCACCGAGACCACCACACGGCACAGCCAGCGGGCAGCCGACGGCTCAGCTGTCAGCACTGTCACCAAGACTGAGCGGCTCGTCCATTCCA ATGATGGCACAAGGACGGCCCGCACCACTACAGTGGAATCGAGTTTCGTGAGGCGCTCGGAGA ATGGTAGTGGCAGCACCATGGTGCAGACTAAGACCTTCTCCTCCTCATCGTCATCAAAGAAGATGGGCAG TATCTTCGACCGCGAGGACGAAGCCAGCCCGCGGGCAGGCAGCCTGGCGGCGCTGGAGAAACGCCAGGcggaaaagaagaaagagctgATGAAGGCGCAAAGCCTGCCCAAGACCTCGGCCTCCCAGGCGCGCAAGGCCATGATTGAAAAGCTGGAAAAGGAGGGCGCGGCTGG CAGCCCTGGCGGACCCCGCGCAGCAGTGCAGCGCTCCACCAGCTTCGGGGTTCCCAATGCCAACAGCATCAAGCAAATGTTGCTGGACTGGTGCCGTGCCAAGACACGTGGCTACGAG CACGTGGACATCCAGAACTTCTCCTCAAGTTGGAGTGATGGGATGGCCTTCTGTGCCCTGGTGCACAACTTCTTCCCCGAAGCCTTTGACTATGGGCAGCTCAGCCCACAGAACCGGCGCCAGAACTTTGAAGTGGCCTTCTCATCTGCCGA GATGCTGGTGGACTGCGTGCCCCTGGTGGAGGTGGAAGACATGATGATCATGGGCAAGAAGCCCGACCCCAAGTGCGTCTTCACCTATGTGCAGTCGCTCTACAACCACCTGCGGCGCCACGAGCTGCGCCTGCGCGGGAAGAATGTCTAG
- the SMTN gene encoding smoothelin isoform X5 has product MSDVEELTSLLRGAGEYEERKLIRAAIRRVRAQEIEAATLAGRLCSGRPNSGSREDSKGHAAHRLERCEVPEPEEQEQQAQVPEPTPNLEVTSRDVTTVTLLLQAPPRGTSSLPASPDSSPTSASPEPPLEPAKTQCPAAKALGSPKPPTSPARAASPEPQEPPAPPSTEEQEVNKLLSGPTEPPAAQDATKVPSNTKRADLAGPRPCQRSLSMLSPRQPAQNQEPTPLASGPSPFQRAGSVLDRVRKFTSDSPMAAGLQDSPTRAVLGPLTPARLLGPSHVSTTPASSSSHSSRGSYDTSSRFSKEQHGTARPLAQLQSCPREEGPRGRGLAARPLENGAGGAAARSEEPSALLPVAVSAAEPGANMKTTFTIEIKDGRGQASTGRVLLPTGNQRAELMLGLRAPPTLLSTSSGGKSTITHISGSGTPARLGSVTHITSFSHASSGGRGGCSIKMEPEPAESPSAAVEVANGTEQTRVDKAPERQSPLSTEELMAIEDESILDKMLDRSTDFEERKLIRTALRELRQRKRDQREKERERRLQEARARPGEGRGNMATETTTRHSQRAADGSAVSTVTKTERLVHSNDGTRTARTTTVESSFVRRSENGSGSTMVQTKTFSSSSSSKKMGSIFDREDEASPRAGSLAALEKRQAEKKKELMKAQSLPKTSASQARKAMIEKLEKEGAAGSPGGPRAAVQRSTSFGVPNANSIKQMLLDWCRAKTRGYEHVDIQNFSSSWSDGMAFCALVHNFFPEAFDYGQLSPQNRRQNFEVAFSSAEMLVDCVPLVEVEDMMIMGKKPDPKCVFTYVQSLYNHLRRHELRLRGKNV; this is encoded by the exons ATGAGTGATGTGGAGGAGCTGACCTCGCTG CTGCGAGGTGCTGGTGAGTATGAGGAACGTAAGCTGATCCGGGCTGCCATCCGCCGAGTACGGGCCCAGGAGATTGAGG CTGCCACCTTAGCTGGAAGGTTGTGCAGTGGGCGTCCCAACAGTGGCTCAAGAGAGGACAGCAAGGGGCATGCAGCACACAGGCTGGAACGATGTGAG GTGCCGGAGCCAGAGGAACAGGAGCAGCAGGCACAAGTCCCAGAGCCAACCCCAAACCTTGAGGTCACCAGCCGGGATGTGACCACAGTGACACTCCTGTTGCAGGCCCCACCTAGGGGCACATCCAGCTTACCTGCCTCACCTGACAGTTCACCCACATCTGCCTCTCCTGAACCTCCACTGGAGCCTGCCAAGACCCAGTGCCCTGCTGCCAAGGCTCTGGGCAGCCCTAAGCCACCCACCAGCCCAGCCAGGGCTGCCAGCCCTGAGCCCCAGGAGCCTCCAGCACCCCCCAGCACTGAGGAGCAGGAGGTCAACAAG CTCCTGTCTGGCCCCACAGAGCCCCCTGCTGCCCAAGACGCCACCAAAGTTCCCTCCAACACAAAGAGAGCAG ACCTAGCTGGACCCCGTCCCTGCCAACGTTCCCTGTCCATGCTCAGCCCCCGCCAGCCAGCCCAGAACCAAG AGCCCACCCCCCTTGCCAGTGGACCTTCCCCGTTCCAGCGGGCTGGCTCTGTACTGGACCGCGTGCGCAAGTTCACATCTGATTCTCCTATGGCTGCTGGGCTCCAGGACAGCCCAACCCGAGCGGTCCTAGGTCCCTTGACCCCTGCAAGGCTCCTGGGCCCCTCCCATGTCAGCACCACCCCTGCCTCTTCCTCCAGCCACTCCTCACGGGGCTCCTATGACACCTCCTCCCGGTTCAGCAAGGAACAACACGGAACAGCCCGGCCCCTGGCCCAACTTCAGAGCTGTCCCCGGGAGGAGGGCCCCAGGGGGCGGGGCTTGGCTGCCAGGCCCCTTGAAAATGGAGCAGGGGGGGCCGCAGCCCGCTCAGAGGAGCCCAGTGCCCTGCTGCCCGTGGCTGTCAGCGCTGCCGAGCCAGGGGCCAATATGAAGACCACATTCACCATTGAGATCAAGGATGGCCGTGGCCAGGCCTCCACAGGCCGGGTGCTGCTGCCCACAGGCAACCAAAGGGCAG AACTGATGCTGGGGCTGCGGGCACCCCCCACCCTTCTCAGCACCAGCAGTGGGGGCAAGAGCACCATCACCCATATCAGCGGCTCTGGGACACCGGCCCGGCTGGGCAGTGTCACTCACATCACCAGCTTCAGCCATGCCTCCTCTGGTGGCCGAGGAGGCTGCAGCATTAAG ATGGAACCAGAACCAGCAGAGTCCCCCTCTGCAGCAGTGGAAGTGGCCAATGGCACTGAGCAAACCCGGGTGGACAAAGCACCAGAGAGGCAGAGTCCACTGAGCACCGAGGAGCTGATGGCCATCGAGGATGAGAGCATCCTGGACAAGATG CTGGATCGGTCTACGGACTTTGAGGAGCGGAAGCTCATTCGGACTGCACTACGTGAGCTCCGACAAAGGAAGAGAG ACCAGCGGGAAAAGGAACGGGAACGGCGGCTGCAAGAGGCACGGGCCCGGCCAGGGGAGGGCCGTGGCAACATGGCCACCGAGACCACCACACGGCACAGCCAGCGGGCAGCCGACGGCTCAGCTGTCAGCACTGTCACCAAGACTGAGCGGCTCGTCCATTCCA ATGATGGCACAAGGACGGCCCGCACCACTACAGTGGAATCGAGTTTCGTGAGGCGCTCGGAGA ATGGTAGTGGCAGCACCATGGTGCAGACTAAGACCTTCTCCTCCTCATCGTCATCAAAGAAGATGGGCAG TATCTTCGACCGCGAGGACGAAGCCAGCCCGCGGGCAGGCAGCCTGGCGGCGCTGGAGAAACGCCAGGcggaaaagaagaaagagctgATGAAGGCGCAAAGCCTGCCCAAGACCTCGGCCTCCCAGGCGCGCAAGGCCATGATTGAAAAGCTGGAAAAGGAGGGCGCGGCTGG CAGCCCTGGCGGACCCCGCGCAGCAGTGCAGCGCTCCACCAGCTTCGGGGTTCCCAATGCCAACAGCATCAAGCAAATGTTGCTGGACTGGTGCCGTGCCAAGACACGTGGCTACGAG CACGTGGACATCCAGAACTTCTCCTCAAGTTGGAGTGATGGGATGGCCTTCTGTGCCCTGGTGCACAACTTCTTCCCCGAAGCCTTTGACTATGGGCAGCTCAGCCCACAGAACCGGCGCCAGAACTTTGAAGTGGCCTTCTCATCTGCCGA GATGCTGGTGGACTGCGTGCCCCTGGTGGAGGTGGAAGACATGATGATCATGGGCAAGAAGCCCGACCCCAAGTGCGTCTTCACCTATGTGCAGTCGCTCTACAACCACCTGCGGCGCCACGAGCTGCGCCTGCGCGGGAAGAATGTCTAG
- the SMTN gene encoding smoothelin isoform X1 has translation MADESLAGLDEGALRKLLEVTADLAERRRIRSAIRELQRQELEREEEALASKRFRAERQDNKENWLHSQQREAEQQAALARLAGRLESMSDVEELTSLLRGAGEYEERKLIRAAIRRVRAQEIEAATLAGRLCSGRPNSGSREDSKGHAAHRLERCEVPEPEEQEQQAQVPEPTPNLEVTSRDVTTVTLLLQAPPRGTSSLPASPDSSPTSASPEPPLEPAKTQCPAAKALGSPKPPTSPARAASPEPQEPPAPPSTEEQEVNKLLSGPTEPPAAQDATKVPSNTKRADLAGPRPCQRSLSMLSPRQPAQNQEPTPLASGPSPFQRAGSVLDRVRKFTSDSPMAAGLQDSPTRAVLGPLTPARLLGPSHVSTTPASSSSHSSRGSYDTSSRFSKEQHGTARPLAQLQSCPREEGPRGRGLAARPLENGAGGAAARSEEPSALLPVAVSAAEPGANMKTTFTIEIKDGRGQASTGRVLLPTGNQRAELMLGLRAPPTLLSTSSGGKSTITHISGSGTPARLGSVTHITSFSHASSGGRGGCSIKMEPEPAESPSAAVEVANGTEQTRVDKAPERQSPLSTEELMAIEDESILDKMLDRSTDFEERKLIRTALRELRQRKRDQREKERERRLQEARARPGEGRGNMATETTTRHSQRAADGSAVSTVTKTERLVHSNDGTRTARTTTVESSFVRRSENGSGSTMVQTKTFSSSSSSKKMGSIFDREDEASPRAGSLAALEKRQAEKKKELMKAQSLPKTSASQARKAMIEKLEKEGAAGSPGGPRAAVQRSTSFGVPNANSIKQMLLDWCRAKTRGYEHVDIQNFSSSWSDGMAFCALVHNFFPEAFDYGQLSPQNRRQNFEVAFSSAEMLVDCVPLVEVEDMMIMGKKPDPKCVFTYVQSLYNHLRRHELRLRGKNV, from the exons ATGGCGGATGAATCCTTAGCTGGGCTGGATGAGGGAGCCTTGCGGAAGCTG TTGGAGGTTACAGCGGATCTGGCAGAGCGGCGGCGCATCCGCTCCGCCATCCGGGAGTTGCAGCGGCAGGAGCTGGAGCGAGAGGAGGAGGCCCTGGCATCCAAGCGCTTCCGTGCTGAGCGGCAGGACAACAAGGAGAACTGGCTGCA CTCTCAGCAACGGGAGGCCGAGCAGCAGGCTGCTCTGGCGCGGCTGGCGGGGCGGCTGGAGTCCATGAGTGATGTGGAGGAGCTGACCTCGCTG CTGCGAGGTGCTGGTGAGTATGAGGAACGTAAGCTGATCCGGGCTGCCATCCGCCGAGTACGGGCCCAGGAGATTGAGG CTGCCACCTTAGCTGGAAGGTTGTGCAGTGGGCGTCCCAACAGTGGCTCAAGAGAGGACAGCAAGGGGCATGCAGCACACAGGCTGGAACGATGTGAG GTGCCGGAGCCAGAGGAACAGGAGCAGCAGGCACAAGTCCCAGAGCCAACCCCAAACCTTGAGGTCACCAGCCGGGATGTGACCACAGTGACACTCCTGTTGCAGGCCCCACCTAGGGGCACATCCAGCTTACCTGCCTCACCTGACAGTTCACCCACATCTGCCTCTCCTGAACCTCCACTGGAGCCTGCCAAGACCCAGTGCCCTGCTGCCAAGGCTCTGGGCAGCCCTAAGCCACCCACCAGCCCAGCCAGGGCTGCCAGCCCTGAGCCCCAGGAGCCTCCAGCACCCCCCAGCACTGAGGAGCAGGAGGTCAACAAG CTCCTGTCTGGCCCCACAGAGCCCCCTGCTGCCCAAGACGCCACCAAAGTTCCCTCCAACACAAAGAGAGCAG ACCTAGCTGGACCCCGTCCCTGCCAACGTTCCCTGTCCATGCTCAGCCCCCGCCAGCCAGCCCAGAACCAAG AGCCCACCCCCCTTGCCAGTGGACCTTCCCCGTTCCAGCGGGCTGGCTCTGTACTGGACCGCGTGCGCAAGTTCACATCTGATTCTCCTATGGCTGCTGGGCTCCAGGACAGCCCAACCCGAGCGGTCCTAGGTCCCTTGACCCCTGCAAGGCTCCTGGGCCCCTCCCATGTCAGCACCACCCCTGCCTCTTCCTCCAGCCACTCCTCACGGGGCTCCTATGACACCTCCTCCCGGTTCAGCAAGGAACAACACGGAACAGCCCGGCCCCTGGCCCAACTTCAGAGCTGTCCCCGGGAGGAGGGCCCCAGGGGGCGGGGCTTGGCTGCCAGGCCCCTTGAAAATGGAGCAGGGGGGGCCGCAGCCCGCTCAGAGGAGCCCAGTGCCCTGCTGCCCGTGGCTGTCAGCGCTGCCGAGCCAGGGGCCAATATGAAGACCACATTCACCATTGAGATCAAGGATGGCCGTGGCCAGGCCTCCACAGGCCGGGTGCTGCTGCCCACAGGCAACCAAAGGGCAG AACTGATGCTGGGGCTGCGGGCACCCCCCACCCTTCTCAGCACCAGCAGTGGGGGCAAGAGCACCATCACCCATATCAGCGGCTCTGGGACACCGGCCCGGCTGGGCAGTGTCACTCACATCACCAGCTTCAGCCATGCCTCCTCTGGTGGCCGAGGAGGCTGCAGCATTAAG ATGGAACCAGAACCAGCAGAGTCCCCCTCTGCAGCAGTGGAAGTGGCCAATGGCACTGAGCAAACCCGGGTGGACAAAGCACCAGAGAGGCAGAGTCCACTGAGCACCGAGGAGCTGATGGCCATCGAGGATGAGAGCATCCTGGACAAGATG CTGGATCGGTCTACGGACTTTGAGGAGCGGAAGCTCATTCGGACTGCACTACGTGAGCTCCGACAAAGGAAGAGAG ACCAGCGGGAAAAGGAACGGGAACGGCGGCTGCAAGAGGCACGGGCCCGGCCAGGGGAGGGCCGTGGCAACATGGCCACCGAGACCACCACACGGCACAGCCAGCGGGCAGCCGACGGCTCAGCTGTCAGCACTGTCACCAAGACTGAGCGGCTCGTCCATTCCA ATGATGGCACAAGGACGGCCCGCACCACTACAGTGGAATCGAGTTTCGTGAGGCGCTCGGAGA ATGGTAGTGGCAGCACCATGGTGCAGACTAAGACCTTCTCCTCCTCATCGTCATCAAAGAAGATGGGCAG TATCTTCGACCGCGAGGACGAAGCCAGCCCGCGGGCAGGCAGCCTGGCGGCGCTGGAGAAACGCCAGGcggaaaagaagaaagagctgATGAAGGCGCAAAGCCTGCCCAAGACCTCGGCCTCCCAGGCGCGCAAGGCCATGATTGAAAAGCTGGAAAAGGAGGGCGCGGCTGG CAGCCCTGGCGGACCCCGCGCAGCAGTGCAGCGCTCCACCAGCTTCGGGGTTCCCAATGCCAACAGCATCAAGCAAATGTTGCTGGACTGGTGCCGTGCCAAGACACGTGGCTACGAG CACGTGGACATCCAGAACTTCTCCTCAAGTTGGAGTGATGGGATGGCCTTCTGTGCCCTGGTGCACAACTTCTTCCCCGAAGCCTTTGACTATGGGCAGCTCAGCCCACAGAACCGGCGCCAGAACTTTGAAGTGGCCTTCTCATCTGCCGA GATGCTGGTGGACTGCGTGCCCCTGGTGGAGGTGGAAGACATGATGATCATGGGCAAGAAGCCCGACCCCAAGTGCGTCTTCACCTATGTGCAGTCGCTCTACAACCACCTGCGGCGCCACGAGCTGCGCCTGCGCGGGAAGAATGTCTAG
- the SMTN gene encoding smoothelin isoform X3 produces MADESLAGLDEGALRKLLEVTADLAERRRIRSAIRELQRQELEREEEALASKRFRAERQDNKENWLHSQQREAEQQAALARLAGRLESMSDVEELTSLLRGAGEYEERKLIRAAIRRVRAQEIEAATLAGRLCSGRPNSGSREDSKGHAAHRLERCEVPEPEEQEQQAQVPEPTPNLEVTSRDVTTVTLLLQAPPRGTSSLPASPDSSPTSASPEPPLEPAKTQCPAAKALGSPKPPTSPARAASPEPQEPPAPPSTEEQEVNKLLSGPTEPPAAQDATKVPSNTKRADLAGPRPCQRSLSMLSPRQPAQNQEPTPLASGPSPFQRAGSVLDRVRKFTSDSPMAAGLQDSPTRAVLGPLTPARLLGPSHVSTTPASSSSHSSRGSYDTSSRFSKEQHGTARPLAQLQSCPREEGPRGRGLAARPLENGAGGAAARSEEPSALLPVAVSAAEPGANMKTTFTIEIKDGRGQASTGRVLLPTGNQRAELMLGLRAPPTLLSTSSGGKSTITHISGSGTPARLGSVTHITSFSHASSGGRGGCSIKMEPEPAESPSAAVEVANGTEQTRVDKAPERQSPLSTEELMAIEDESILDKMLDRSTDFEERKLIRTALRELRQRKRDGSGSTMVQTKTFSSSSSSKKMGSIFDREDEASPRAGSLAALEKRQAEKKKELMKAQSLPKTSASQARKAMIEKLEKEGAAGSPGGPRAAVQRSTSFGVPNANSIKQMLLDWCRAKTRGYEHVDIQNFSSSWSDGMAFCALVHNFFPEAFDYGQLSPQNRRQNFEVAFSSAEMLVDCVPLVEVEDMMIMGKKPDPKCVFTYVQSLYNHLRRHELRLRGKNV; encoded by the exons ATGGCGGATGAATCCTTAGCTGGGCTGGATGAGGGAGCCTTGCGGAAGCTG TTGGAGGTTACAGCGGATCTGGCAGAGCGGCGGCGCATCCGCTCCGCCATCCGGGAGTTGCAGCGGCAGGAGCTGGAGCGAGAGGAGGAGGCCCTGGCATCCAAGCGCTTCCGTGCTGAGCGGCAGGACAACAAGGAGAACTGGCTGCA CTCTCAGCAACGGGAGGCCGAGCAGCAGGCTGCTCTGGCGCGGCTGGCGGGGCGGCTGGAGTCCATGAGTGATGTGGAGGAGCTGACCTCGCTG CTGCGAGGTGCTGGTGAGTATGAGGAACGTAAGCTGATCCGGGCTGCCATCCGCCGAGTACGGGCCCAGGAGATTGAGG CTGCCACCTTAGCTGGAAGGTTGTGCAGTGGGCGTCCCAACAGTGGCTCAAGAGAGGACAGCAAGGGGCATGCAGCACACAGGCTGGAACGATGTGAG GTGCCGGAGCCAGAGGAACAGGAGCAGCAGGCACAAGTCCCAGAGCCAACCCCAAACCTTGAGGTCACCAGCCGGGATGTGACCACAGTGACACTCCTGTTGCAGGCCCCACCTAGGGGCACATCCAGCTTACCTGCCTCACCTGACAGTTCACCCACATCTGCCTCTCCTGAACCTCCACTGGAGCCTGCCAAGACCCAGTGCCCTGCTGCCAAGGCTCTGGGCAGCCCTAAGCCACCCACCAGCCCAGCCAGGGCTGCCAGCCCTGAGCCCCAGGAGCCTCCAGCACCCCCCAGCACTGAGGAGCAGGAGGTCAACAAG CTCCTGTCTGGCCCCACAGAGCCCCCTGCTGCCCAAGACGCCACCAAAGTTCCCTCCAACACAAAGAGAGCAG ACCTAGCTGGACCCCGTCCCTGCCAACGTTCCCTGTCCATGCTCAGCCCCCGCCAGCCAGCCCAGAACCAAG AGCCCACCCCCCTTGCCAGTGGACCTTCCCCGTTCCAGCGGGCTGGCTCTGTACTGGACCGCGTGCGCAAGTTCACATCTGATTCTCCTATGGCTGCTGGGCTCCAGGACAGCCCAACCCGAGCGGTCCTAGGTCCCTTGACCCCTGCAAGGCTCCTGGGCCCCTCCCATGTCAGCACCACCCCTGCCTCTTCCTCCAGCCACTCCTCACGGGGCTCCTATGACACCTCCTCCCGGTTCAGCAAGGAACAACACGGAACAGCCCGGCCCCTGGCCCAACTTCAGAGCTGTCCCCGGGAGGAGGGCCCCAGGGGGCGGGGCTTGGCTGCCAGGCCCCTTGAAAATGGAGCAGGGGGGGCCGCAGCCCGCTCAGAGGAGCCCAGTGCCCTGCTGCCCGTGGCTGTCAGCGCTGCCGAGCCAGGGGCCAATATGAAGACCACATTCACCATTGAGATCAAGGATGGCCGTGGCCAGGCCTCCACAGGCCGGGTGCTGCTGCCCACAGGCAACCAAAGGGCAG AACTGATGCTGGGGCTGCGGGCACCCCCCACCCTTCTCAGCACCAGCAGTGGGGGCAAGAGCACCATCACCCATATCAGCGGCTCTGGGACACCGGCCCGGCTGGGCAGTGTCACTCACATCACCAGCTTCAGCCATGCCTCCTCTGGTGGCCGAGGAGGCTGCAGCATTAAG ATGGAACCAGAACCAGCAGAGTCCCCCTCTGCAGCAGTGGAAGTGGCCAATGGCACTGAGCAAACCCGGGTGGACAAAGCACCAGAGAGGCAGAGTCCACTGAGCACCGAGGAGCTGATGGCCATCGAGGATGAGAGCATCCTGGACAAGATG CTGGATCGGTCTACGGACTTTGAGGAGCGGAAGCTCATTCGGACTGCACTACGTGAGCTCCGACAAAGGAAGAGAG ATGGTAGTGGCAGCACCATGGTGCAGACTAAGACCTTCTCCTCCTCATCGTCATCAAAGAAGATGGGCAG TATCTTCGACCGCGAGGACGAAGCCAGCCCGCGGGCAGGCAGCCTGGCGGCGCTGGAGAAACGCCAGGcggaaaagaagaaagagctgATGAAGGCGCAAAGCCTGCCCAAGACCTCGGCCTCCCAGGCGCGCAAGGCCATGATTGAAAAGCTGGAAAAGGAGGGCGCGGCTGG CAGCCCTGGCGGACCCCGCGCAGCAGTGCAGCGCTCCACCAGCTTCGGGGTTCCCAATGCCAACAGCATCAAGCAAATGTTGCTGGACTGGTGCCGTGCCAAGACACGTGGCTACGAG CACGTGGACATCCAGAACTTCTCCTCAAGTTGGAGTGATGGGATGGCCTTCTGTGCCCTGGTGCACAACTTCTTCCCCGAAGCCTTTGACTATGGGCAGCTCAGCCCACAGAACCGGCGCCAGAACTTTGAAGTGGCCTTCTCATCTGCCGA GATGCTGGTGGACTGCGTGCCCCTGGTGGAGGTGGAAGACATGATGATCATGGGCAAGAAGCCCGACCCCAAGTGCGTCTTCACCTATGTGCAGTCGCTCTACAACCACCTGCGGCGCCACGAGCTGCGCCTGCGCGGGAAGAATGTCTAG